From a region of the Deltaproteobacteria bacterium genome:
- a CDS encoding YggS family pyridoxal phosphate-dependent enzyme, with protein MGKEISDNLILVRERIAAAARKSGRSCREVTLVAASKTVAVENILEAINAGQKVFGENYVQEGRNKIEVLRGMGVMPPKGVKSIAREGKGVQIHLIGKLQHNKVKYAVMLFDVIESVHSKEIASAISNEAEKRGLVQTIYVQINIAEEGTKSGVMPDEAKDLCKYAMGLRGVDLQGLMTIGSLQHLGQDLSNIRRREFEDMRMLKADIERDIGAPITEISMGMSDDFELAIECGATVVRVGRAIFGSR; from the coding sequence GAAAATCTGGCCGGAGTTGTCGAGAAGTAACTCTGGTTGCGGCAAGTAAGACTGTAGCCGTTGAGAATATCTTGGAGGCCATTAATGCTGGGCAGAAAGTGTTTGGAGAAAATTATGTCCAGGAGGGCCGAAATAAGATAGAGGTATTGAGAGGGATGGGTGTAATGCCGCCCAAAGGGGTTAAGTCAATTGCAAGAGAGGGAAAGGGGGTACAAATTCATCTTATTGGCAAATTACAGCACAATAAAGTAAAGTATGCCGTAATGCTTTTTGACGTCATAGAGAGCGTTCACAGCAAGGAAATTGCAAGTGCAATCTCGAATGAGGCGGAGAAACGAGGGTTAGTACAGACTATCTACGTTCAAATAAACATTGCAGAGGAGGGTACAAAGTCAGGCGTCATGCCAGATGAGGCTAAAGATCTTTGTAAGTATGCAATGGGCTTAAGGGGCGTGGATCTCCAGGGTCTAATGACGATTGGAAGTCTGCAACATTTAGGGCAAGATTTGTCGAACATACGACGAAGGGAGTTTGAAGATATGCGGATGTTAAAGGCTGATATTGAAAGAGATATTGGCGCGCCGATTACTGAGATATCCATGGGCATGTCGGATGACTTTGAGCTAGCTATAGAATGTGGTGCTACGGTGGTTCGCGTTGGTAGGGCAATATTTGGTAGCCGATAG